From Pseudomonas sp. stari2:
ACAGCTACACCCTCGACCACAACGACGCCCACCCAACCGCCAACGGCGCCAACACGCTGAGCGAGCAGTTCGCCGTCACCGTGGTGGATGACAACGGCACCACCGCCAATGCTTCGCTGGATGTGAACATCGTCGACGACCTGCCCAAAGCCGTGGACGACAGCAACACCGGCACGGCTTCGGAAACCAATCTCACGCTGACCGGCAACGTCCTGACCAATGACGTGCAAGGCGCCGACCGCGTCCCGACCGGACCCAATGCTGGGCCGATCACTGCCGGCACTTTTACCGGGACTTACGGCACCTTGGTGTTGAATGCCAACGGCACTTACACCTACACCGTCAACCCTAACGACGCCGACTTCAAAGCCCTGCACGGCGGTGGCAACGGCACCGAAACCTTTACCTACACGATCACTGATTCCGACGGCGACACCAGCACCGCGAATCTGGTGCTGCAGATCCACAACAACGACGATCCGGTGGTTATCAGCGGCCTCGATGTGAACGGCGGTGAACTGACTGTTTTCGAGAAAAACCTCAGCACCGGCAGTGCACCGGATGCTACGGCTTTGACTCAGAGCGGCACTTTCACGATCACTGCCTTGGACGGTGTGACCACGCTGACCGTGGGGGGAATCGCGGTCGTAACCAATGGTGTAGCCGCCGGTTTCCCGCAATCGGTCACTACGCCGCTGGGCAGTACGCTGACCATCACCGGTTTCAACGCCACGACCGGTGTGGTGAGTTACAGCTACACCCTCGACCACAACGATGCGCACCCGACTGCCAACGGCGCGAACACTTTAAGTGAGCAGTTCGCGGTCACCGTAGTGGATGACAACGGCACCACCGCTAACGCTTCTCTGGACGTGAACATCGTTGATGACGAGCCAAAAGCCGTGGACGACAGCAATGCCGGCACGGCTTCGGAAACCAATCTCACGCTGACCGGCAACGTGCTGACTAACGACGTGCAAGGCGCCGACCGTGTGCCGACTGGTCCGGTCACCGCCGGAACCTTCACCGGGACTTACGGCACTCTGGTGCTGAATGCTGATGGTTCCTACACCTACACCGTCAACCCTAATGACGCCGACTTCAAGAACCTGCATGGCGGTGGCAACGGCACTGAAACTTTCACCTACACCATCACCGATTCGGACGGCGATACCAGCACCGCGAATCTGGTTCTGCAGATTCACAACAACGACGATCCGGTGATCATCAATGGCCTCGACGTGAATGGCGGCGAGCTGACGGTCTTCGAGAAAAACCTCAGCACCGGCAGTGCGCCGGATTCGGCGGCGTTGACTCAGAGCGGTACTTTCACCATCACTGCGCTGGACGGCGTCACCACGCTGACCATTGGCGGCATAGCCGTGGTCACCAATGGCGTGGCGGCAGGCTTTCCGCAATCGGTCACCACACCATTGGGCAGCACGCTGACCATCACCGGGTTCAATGCCACGACCGGTGTCGTCAGCTACAGCTACACCCTGGATCACAACGACACGCATCCGACTGCCAGCGGCGCCAATACCCTGAGCGAGCAATTCGCCGTCACCGTCGTCGATGACAACGGCACCACGGCGAATGCCAACCTGGATGTAAACATCGTCGACGATCTGCCAAAAGGCGTGGATGACAGCAATACCGGTACTGCCTCGGAGACCAATCTGACGCTGACTGGGAACGTGCTGACCAACGATGTGCAAGGTGCTGACCGTGTACCAACTGGTCCCAATGCCGGCCCGATCACTGCCGGCACCTTCACCGGCACTTACGGCATCTTGGTGCTCAACGCCAACGGTACTTACACCTACACGCTGAACACCAACGATGCCGACTTCAAGAATCTGCATGGCGGCGGAAACGGCACTGAAACCTTCACCTACACCATCACCGATTCGGACGGCGATACCAGCACCGCGAATCTGGTTTTGCAAATCCACAACAACGACGATCCGGTGGTTATCAGCGGCCTCGACGTGAACGGCGGCGAACTTACCGTCTTCGAGAAAAACCTCAGCACCGGTAGCGCACCGGATGCCACTGCACTGACCCAAAGCGGCACGTTCACCATCACAGCGTTGGATGGTGTAACGACGCTGACAGTAGGCGGTATTGCCGTCGTCACCAACGGCGTGGCGGCAGGCTTTCCGCAATCGGTCACGACTCCGTTGGGCAGCACGCTGACCATTACCGGATTCAATGCCACGACCGGCGTCGTCAGCTACAGCTACACCCTGGATCACAACGATGCGCACCCGACCGCCAACGGCGCGAACACGTTGAGTGAGCAATTTGCTGTGACGGTGGTAGATGACAATGGCACCACCGCGAATGCGTCGCTGGACGTCAACATCGTCGACGACCTGCCAAAAGGCGTAAATGACAGCAACGCCGGCACCGCCTCGGAAACCAACCTGACGCTGACCGGCAACGTCCTGACCAACGATGTGCAAGGCGCTGACCGTGTACCGACTGGCCCGAGTGCCGGGCCGATAACCGCCGGCACTTTCACCGGGACTTACGGCACCTTGGTGCTCAACGCCAATGGCACTTACACCTACACGCTGAACACCAACGATACGGACTTCAAAAACCTGCACGGTGGCGGAAACGGCACGGAAACTTTCACCTACACCATCACCGATTCGGACGGCGATACCAGCACTGCGAACCTCGTGCTGCAGATCCACAACAACGACGATCCGGTGATTCTCAACGGCCTCGATGTCAACGGCGGCGAGCTCACTGTCTACGAGAAAAACCTCAGCAACGGCACTGCGCCGGACGCTACGGCGTCGACCCAAAGCGGCACCTTCACCGTCACTGCCCTCGACGGTCTGCAAACCCTCACCGTCGGTGGCATCGCCGTGGTCACCAATGGCGTGGCCGCAGGCTTCCCGCAATCGGTCGTCACGCCGCTGGGCAGCACGCTGACCATTACCGGTTACAACCCGGCTACGGGCGTGGTGAGTTACAGCTACACCCTTGTGGATCACGAAACCCACCCGACCGGCAATGGTGCCAACAGCATCACCGAAAACTTCAACGTGGTGGCCACCGATGGGGATGGCAGCACCGCGTCCGGGCAGATCAACGTCAACATCATCGACGACCTGCCGACCGCCAAGGCCGACACCGGCTCGGTGGCGGAGGGCGGCACGGTCAACATCAGCGTGCTGGGCAATGACATCAGCGGTGCGGATGGCGCGGCCATCGTGGTCGGCGTGCGCGCCGGCGGCAATACCGCGACCTCGGCCATCGGCGGCCTCAACAGCAACATCAATGGCAACTACGGTTACCTGACCCTCGATGCGGCCGGCAACGCGGTCTATCACAGCAACCCGAACTCGGTGAGCCCGCCGGGCGCCACCGATACCTTCACCTACACCATCCGCGACAGTGACGGCGACGAAAGCACCACCACCATCACTGTCAACGTCGCCGACAGCAAACTCGTGGCCTCGACCGATCAGGACGTGACCGTCTACGAGAAAGCCCTCGACCTGACCAAGGACGGGCAAGACCTGGCCCCCGGCACGGTCACCGGCAGCGATCCGACCAACACCGGCGAAACCGCGAGCGGCACGCTGGTCGGTTCGGTCAGCGGCGGCAGCGGAGCGATCACCTACACCCTGGTCGGCAGCGCCACCGGTACTTACGGGCAGATCCAGCTCAACGCCGACGGCACGTACACCTACACCCTGACCTCGGCACCGAAAACCACGCCGAACGCCAACGACGGGCCGAACACCCTGAGCGAAAGCTTCACCTACAAGGCCACCGATGCGCTGGGCAACAGCACCACCAGCACCATCGTGGTCAACATCGTCGATGACGTGCCAAAAGCCGTGGCGTCGGACCGGTCGGTAGCAGCGGTGGAGATCGATTCCAACGTGCTGATCGTGCTCGACATCTCCGGCAGTATGGCCGACGCCTCTGGCGTGCCGGGCCTGTCGCGGCTGGACCTGGCCAAGCAGGCGATCAGCGCCTTACTCGACAAGTACGACGATCTGGGTGATGTGAAAGTGCAACTCGTCACCTTCAGCAGCAGCGCCACCGACCGCACGTCAGTGTGGGTCGATGTGGCCACGGCCAAGACCCTTCTGGCCGGCCTCAGCGCGGGCGGCGGCACCAACTACGATGCGGCCGTGGCGACCATGCAGACTGCGTTCAACACCTCGGGCAAACTCACCGGGGCGCAGAACGTCGGCTACTTCTTCTCCGACGGCAAACCCACCACCGGCCAGGAAATCGGCACCGCCGACGAAACCGCGCTCAAAGCCTTCCTTGATGCCAACAACATCAAGAACTACGCCATCGGTCTCGGCAGTGGTGTGAGCAACGCCAACCTTGATCCGATCGCCTACGACGGCATCAGCCACACCAACACCAACGCGGTGGTGGTCACCGACCTCAATCAACTGAACTCGGTGCTGTCCGGCACCGTGGAAGGCGCACCGGTCACCGGTTCGTTGCTGGGCGATGGCGGTTCATTCGGCGCCGATGGCGGTTTCATCAAATCCATCGTGGTCGACGGCACCACCTACACCTACGACCCGAAAGCCAACAGCGGCCAGGGTTCGCTCACTGCCAGCGGCGGTACCAATCACGGCACCTTCAACACGGTGAACAACACCCTGAGCATCGCCACCAACAATAGCGGCACGCTGGTGGTGAATCTGGACACCGGCGACTACAGCTACACCTCGCAGAAAACCACCACGACGGTGATCACCGAGAACATCGGCTTCACCCTCAGCGACAACGACGGCGACCTCGCCAGCTCCACGCTGACGGTGAAAGTGATCCCGAATTCGCCACCCGTGGCAGTGGACGACCACATCATCACCAACGTGCTGTCGAGCAATGTCGTGGTGCCGGGCGAGTTGCTGCTGGCCAACGACACCGATCCGGACGGCGATACGCTCAACGCCTCGCCAACCACCTTCAACACTGGTTGGGTCGCCAAGGGCGCGGACTTCACCGGCAGCGGTGCGATCAGTTTCACCGGCACCAGCAACACCGCCGCCAACCAGAACCTGGCCGATGTACGCAACTCCTTCGCGGCGAACACGGCGGCCATGACAGCGGTGCTGGTGGTCAGTGGCTATCTCGGTGCGGTGACCAACGCCAATGCCAACGATGAAGACCTGATCACCGTCAAACTGAAACAGGGCGAGACCCTCAACCTCGACCACAACCTGGCGACCGGCCACATCACCATGGAGTATTCGGTGAACGGCGGGGCGTTCGTCAGCATCGCCGATGGCGGCACCATCACCGCCAGCGCCGATGGCACGTACCAGATCCATGTGACCAACATCACCAATACCAGCGGCAGCAACACCAATGCCGCGGAAAACTACCAACTGACCATGACGGTCAACTACGCCGGGGCCCACGACGTCACCCCGGACTTCCACGGCACCTACACCGCCAACGACAACCACGGTGGCAGCGACACCGCCAACGTGACCATCAGCTATCAGGACGGCCACACCCTCACCGGGACTTCCGGCGATGACGTGCTGGTGGCGGGCAACGGCGACAACATCCTCAACGGTGGCGACGGTAACGACGTGCTGACCGCAGGCTCCGGCAACAACGAACTGCACGGCGGCGCCGGCAACGACTTGCTCTACAGCGGCCCGGGCAACGACATCCTCGATGGTGGCGCCGGTATCGACACGGTCAGCTATGCCCACGCGACGGCCGGTGTGACAGTCAACCTGAGCCTGCTCGGTGCGCAGAACACTGTCGGTGCGGGCATCGACACCATCAGCAACGTCGAAAACCTCGTCGGCTCGAACTTCAACGACACCCTCACCGGCGACAACAATAACAACGTCATCAATGGCGGCCTGGGCAACGACATCCTCAACGGCGGCGGCGGTGACGACCTGCTGATCGGAGGCATGGGCAACAACACCCTGACCGGCGGGCCGGGCGCCGACACCTTCCAGTGGCTCAAAGGCAACAGCGGCCACGACACCGTCACCGACTTTACCCCCGGCACCGACAAGCTCGACCTGTCGCAACTGCTGCAAGGTGAAAACGGCACGGCGGCTTCACTGGATGACTACCTGCACTTCACCGTCACCGGCAGCGGCGCCTCGGTGGTCACCAGCATCGACGTCAGCGCCATGGCCGGCGCCACGCCGAACCAGACCATCGACCTGGCCGGCTTCAACCTCGCAAGTCACTACGGGGTAACGCCGGGGGCAGGTGGGTTGATCGCCAGCGGGCATGACACGGCGACGATCATCAACGGCATGCTCAATGATCATTCGTTGAAGGTGGATACGGTGTGAACCGGGGCTGAAACGACAAAACCCGCCGTCCCGGTTATACGGGACGGCGGGTTTTTTATGCCTGGCGAAATCTGTGGCGAGGGAGCTTGCTCCCGCTGGGTTGCGAATCAGCCCCCAAAAGCATTGCGAGCGCTTCGGACTCGAGCGGGAGCAAGCTCCCTCGCCACAATCGCTCACTTGCCTACAGGTTTGCCTCAGCCTTCAGTTCCAGATTATCCAGCACCCGATTCACCGCCAGTTCCGCCAGCATTATCAGTTGCCCGATGCCCAACAGCACATGCCGCTGCGGCGTATCGATCATCCCGGCGAAATCGCTGGCCATGGTTTTGGCCGAGGTCAGGGTTTCGCACGCATCGGCCAGCAGTTCTTCGCTGTCGATGCCGGGGGCGATGAGGTAGCGGGTGTTGGGTTTGAGCAGCGGTTTTCGGGGGAGGAGGGGGTTGAGGTAGTGATCGAGCGCGCGCTCGGCGGCTTCGTGGAATTTCTTGGAATTGAGGGTTTCGTAAGGGGAAGTTGAATCGACTTCCGGCGGGTTTGGCGTGGGTTTGATCATGGCGAATCTCCGTGATTGGATTTAGCCGCCACGACTCATCGCTAAACAAGTAAAGGTGGCGGCTGTACGCAGGTTAGCGATCCGGGTCACAGAAACCCCGGGTAGACCAGAAGGTCTCCCACGCACAGCCACCATGACGCCAAGTGCAGAGAAGAGACTGCAATCGGGATTGGGCGTTGTTGCGTCTGTTGGGAGCCGGATCGCTAAACCCGATCGCTGTTTTTCAGCGACCGCCAAACAATAGAACCCGCCCCCAAGGCGCACAAGCCGGCGGATTCTGGCGGATGCGTAGGCAAAGGCGCAAGGTTGCGTGGCTTTGCGGACATAAGCTTCAACACTATTCAACGAGGCCTTCCAAAGGCGCGGAAACGACAAAAGCCGCTCTCCCGATTGGACGGGAGGGCGGGCTTTCGTAGTTGGGACTGGTAAATAAATACGTCCCCTTTCCTCTGAAGGAAGGAGGGATTTTATGGTTCGGACTGGCAAAAAATGCGCAACTTTCATCACTTAATCGCTCATCCCCTTTATCCGTCTTAATGGACGATTGGGTACGTATTAGAGTCTAAATTCACCCAGATATCTTGAATGAAGTAGTTGATTGTTCCTTTATACGTATGCGTTGTCGTACCCTCCCAGGTTGTTTTTCCAGCATCGATAGGGACAGCTCTATGGCCGCCGTGCTGGCTACGAAGGCCAATGTTCCGAGCAATTGGATAGGCGTAACAGGTTCCAGTGAATTTGACTTGACCATATAGAGCAGTACCACCCGGTGGAAGGTAACTATTACCATTGTAGGGATCATAGGCCGCTGTAATCACTGGAGGGGTGTAAGGAGGGAGTACCGTTATTGAGAACGACGGAGAGACTGGTTGGCTTCCATAAAGTCCCTTGGCTGTGAAGGTGTGTTTGGTTCGTGCTAAAGCGTTGATCGTAAACGTCCATCTACCAGTTGTATCGATAGGCGCTGTACCTAGAGGTGTTTGGCCGTCAAATAGCTCTACTTGCATCGCATTCGCAGCGGTGCCGGACAACCGTACACTTGTTGCATCAGTGTAGCCATCGTTGCCAATTGGGCTTCCGCTTGGCAAGACATAAACCGAAACGATATTCGGTGGAGTGGCGGCAGTCACGGTGAAGGTCCGCGCAGCCGACACCGCGCCCGGCGCATACAACGCCTTGGCGGTGAAGCTGTGGAGCACGGCAGTCAGGCCAGTCACCACCAGCGTCCAGATGCCGGTCACCGGATCGGCTGTTGGCTGCCCTTTGGACACGATGCCCAGTAGCACATCAACTTTCTGGCCCTTGGCGGCGGTGCCGGTCAGGGTGACGCTGGTTTCGACGGTGCTGCCACCGTTGGGGATTTCCACATTGCTCGGCGAGCCCTTGACCGAGGTGATGGTCGGCGCGGTGGCGGCGGTTACGGTCAGCGTGCGCACGTTTGAATACGTCGGAACCTGGTGATAGAGCGATTGGGCATACAAGCGATGCGACTCTTCCGCGACGGGGACCGAGAGTTCCCAATCACCGCTCGCATTGGCGGTCGCCTTGCCCTTGGATACTGCACTTGCGCCAGTACCGTCGAATACCTCGACCTGCTGGCCAAGACTCGCCTTGCCTTTGAGTTTCACGGTGGTGCTGGTTGTCCAGGTGCCTTCCAGCACCTCCGCGTTATTGGCGCCCAGTACGTTGGTGATCGTAGGCACGATCAAGGCCACTACGGTGAAAGTGAGCGGGGCTGATGTCTGCCCTGACGCGTACAGCGCCTTTGCAGTGAATGTGTGCAGCGTGAGTGTCCGGCCGCTAAGTGTGTGTTTCCAGATGCCAGTGACGGGATCGGCTGTTGGCTGGCCATCGGGTGTGGGGCCATCGAATATCTGGACTTTCTGACCTGGGGCTGACGTGCCGATCAGTGTTACGGCGGGGTCGACGGTAAAACCACCAGGCAGGATTTCGACGCCTTTGGAGTCTTCTGCTCGGGTGATCACCGGTTTTACATCCGCGATAGCCTTGATCGTGTAGGTTCGCAGCGGAAAGGACACTGCTTCGACTTCAATCTGACTTCCCCCCAACGCGGCTTTGAATTCGATGGAAAACGATGAGCCATCCTTCAGATTTTTTAATTCGTTCAAAATCGTAGCAGAGACGCCAGAGTCGTAATAATCATTAGTTATCCAACCGCTATTGGTTACGGGCCCCGGTTGGGCCCAGAAAGCTTTGTCATAGGGGGTGTTGTCGTTGAGTGTCCCCTTGAATCGCAGCCATACCCATTGTTTCAGGGCAATCAACGGCCAGCCAAGGGCGCGTAATGTTGCTGACGACTTGATCGCTTCCAGATCCAGTTCCAGCCCATCACCGTTATTGGCCGCCTGAAGAATCTTTGGCACGTTGGAAAGATCCAGCACCAGCGACTGTACCGCCAGGGAACGAATATCCGAAGGCAATGGTGGCGCATTCCCGCGTTCGACCGTGTAGCTGACCGTCACCGCTTTGTTCAGGTTGAAAGCCACCACGCTATTGGTCAGTGCAATTTCCTGCGGCCCGAGCACGGTGACGGTTTTTTCCGGCGCCGTGTGTGAGCCCCCAGCCGGCGTACCCGACGCACCGGTGAATCTGGCACTGATTTTGTCGCCGAGCACCATGCCGACGTAATCCACGATAGCGGTC
This genomic window contains:
- a CDS encoding retention module-containing protein, whose translation is MATLIGIVTKVIGQVFAQSADGGRRALVEGDRLFAGDQLITGAEGAVAVHLQNGQELTLGRDSSLTMTGQLLANHAPHVDAPEVLTPSDAQLTDVAQIQKAIAAGDDPTKSAEATAAGPDAPGDTNGGKGGGHSFVLLTEVGGRVDPVIGFPTAGFGGIPEFPQERHNAVIDNGDNTPAPVIPPPVNNLVALTGLDVPGGELTLNEANLPDGSAANPGALTQAGSFSISAPDGLTSLSIGGINVIVGGVPVGFPQSITTQLGNTLTITGYNPANGTVSYSYTLNGNDAHPAGDGANSLSEHFTVIAGDSNGDTATGSLDVNITDDVPKAVDDSNAGTASETNLSLTGNVLTNDVQGADRIPVGPNSGPVVAGTFTGTYGTLVLNANGTYTYTLNTSDADFKALHGGGNGTETFTYTLRDSDGDTSTANLVLQIHNNDDPVLINGLNVEGGELTVFEKNLGTGSAPDATALTQSGTFTITALDGVTTLTVGGIAVVTNGVAAGFPQSVTTPLGSTLTITGFNATTGVVSYSYTLDHNDAHPTANGANTLSEQFAVTVVDDNGTTANASLDVNIVDDLPKAVDDSNTGTASETNLTLTGNVLTNDVQGADRVPTGPNAGPITAGTFTGTYGTLVLNANGTYTYTVNPNDADFKALHGGGNGTETFTYTITDSDGDTSTANLVLQIHNNDDPVVISGLDVNGGELTVFEKNLSTGSAPDATALTQSGTFTITALDGVTTLTVGGIAVVTNGVAAGFPQSVTTPLGSTLTITGFNATTGVVSYSYTLDHNDAHPTANGANTLSEQFAVTVVDDNGTTANASLDVNIVDDEPKAVDDSNAGTASETNLTLTGNVLTNDVQGADRVPTGPVTAGTFTGTYGTLVLNADGSYTYTVNPNDADFKNLHGGGNGTETFTYTITDSDGDTSTANLVLQIHNNDDPVIINGLDVNGGELTVFEKNLSTGSAPDSAALTQSGTFTITALDGVTTLTIGGIAVVTNGVAAGFPQSVTTPLGSTLTITGFNATTGVVSYSYTLDHNDTHPTASGANTLSEQFAVTVVDDNGTTANANLDVNIVDDLPKGVDDSNTGTASETNLTLTGNVLTNDVQGADRVPTGPNAGPITAGTFTGTYGILVLNANGTYTYTLNTNDADFKNLHGGGNGTETFTYTITDSDGDTSTANLVLQIHNNDDPVVISGLDVNGGELTVFEKNLSTGSAPDATALTQSGTFTITALDGVTTLTVGGIAVVTNGVAAGFPQSVTTPLGSTLTITGFNATTGVVSYSYTLDHNDAHPTANGANTLSEQFAVTVVDDNGTTANASLDVNIVDDLPKGVNDSNAGTASETNLTLTGNVLTNDVQGADRVPTGPSAGPITAGTFTGTYGTLVLNANGTYTYTLNTNDTDFKNLHGGGNGTETFTYTITDSDGDTSTANLVLQIHNNDDPVILNGLDVNGGELTVYEKNLSNGTAPDATASTQSGTFTVTALDGLQTLTVGGIAVVTNGVAAGFPQSVVTPLGSTLTITGYNPATGVVSYSYTLVDHETHPTGNGANSITENFNVVATDGDGSTASGQINVNIIDDLPTAKADTGSVAEGGTVNISVLGNDISGADGAAIVVGVRAGGNTATSAIGGLNSNINGNYGYLTLDAAGNAVYHSNPNSVSPPGATDTFTYTIRDSDGDESTTTITVNVADSKLVASTDQDVTVYEKALDLTKDGQDLAPGTVTGSDPTNTGETASGTLVGSVSGGSGAITYTLVGSATGTYGQIQLNADGTYTYTLTSAPKTTPNANDGPNTLSESFTYKATDALGNSTTSTIVVNIVDDVPKAVASDRSVAAVEIDSNVLIVLDISGSMADASGVPGLSRLDLAKQAISALLDKYDDLGDVKVQLVTFSSSATDRTSVWVDVATAKTLLAGLSAGGGTNYDAAVATMQTAFNTSGKLTGAQNVGYFFSDGKPTTGQEIGTADETALKAFLDANNIKNYAIGLGSGVSNANLDPIAYDGISHTNTNAVVVTDLNQLNSVLSGTVEGAPVTGSLLGDGGSFGADGGFIKSIVVDGTTYTYDPKANSGQGSLTASGGTNHGTFNTVNNTLSIATNNSGTLVVNLDTGDYSYTSQKTTTTVITENIGFTLSDNDGDLASSTLTVKVIPNSPPVAVDDHIITNVLSSNVVVPGELLLANDTDPDGDTLNASPTTFNTGWVAKGADFTGSGAISFTGTSNTAANQNLADVRNSFAANTAAMTAVLVVSGYLGAVTNANANDEDLITVKLKQGETLNLDHNLATGHITMEYSVNGGAFVSIADGGTITASADGTYQIHVTNITNTSGSNTNAAENYQLTMTVNYAGAHDVTPDFHGTYTANDNHGGSDTANVTISYQDGHTLTGTSGDDVLVAGNGDNILNGGDGNDVLTAGSGNNELHGGAGNDLLYSGPGNDILDGGAGIDTVSYAHATAGVTVNLSLLGAQNTVGAGIDTISNVENLVGSNFNDTLTGDNNNNVINGGLGNDILNGGGGDDLLIGGMGNNTLTGGPGADTFQWLKGNSGHDTVTDFTPGTDKLDLSQLLQGENGTAASLDDYLHFTVTGSGASVVTSIDVSAMAGATPNQTIDLAGFNLASHYGVTPGAGGLIASGHDTATIINGMLNDHSLKVDTV